Proteins encoded together in one Erinaceus europaeus chromosome 11, mEriEur2.1, whole genome shotgun sequence window:
- the ETV3L gene encoding ETS translocation variant 3-like protein: MHCGCLAEGVPTITTSSWISGLALPDWAYKAESSPGSRQIQLWHFILELLQKEEFRHVIAWQQGEYGEFVIKDPDEVARLWGRRKCKPQMNYDKLSRALRYYYNKRILHKTKGKRFTYKFNFSKLVVVNCPLWEVRLPPGPHLLLGGPALLQPALVPMGTQSELLHNVLSTHRAVAEQLSTHRTPRGPPETAEEKKQGGSRIHRLGSAPSPYQLGLCYHTENLQDELPSFAPFTPPLPPPLPPDWTRLPAPLLPPLPERPFPGVPKPDTLLPSWPLLAGLGQGTAEWLRLWPLRPEGLQVKPDPRMGVEGCLHPREGFPSVSSGLKTENPESPSLENFKAVWALDPP, encoded by the exons ATGCACTGTGGCTGCCTGGCAGAGGGCgtccccaccatcaccaccagctCCTGGATTTCAG GCCTAGCCCTCCCTGACTGGGCCTACAAAGCAGAGTCGTCCCCAGGCTCCCGGCAGATCCAGCTGTGGCACTTCATCCTGGAGCTGCTGCAGAAGGAGGAGTTCCGCCACGTCATCGCCTGGCAGCAGGGCGAGTACGGGGAATTTGTCATCAAGGATCCGGACGAGGTGGCCCGCCTGTGGGGCCGCAGGAAGTGCAAACCACAGATGAATTATGACAAGTTGAGCCGGGCCCTCAG GTATTACTACAACAAGAGGATCCTGCACAAGACCAAAGGCAAGAGGTTCACCTACAAGTTCAACTTCAGCAAGCTCGTGGTGGTCAACTGTCCACTTTGGGAGGTGCGGCTGccaccaggcccccacctgctgcTGGGGGGCCCTGCCCTGCTTCAGCCAGCCCTGGTGCCCATGGGCACACAGAGTGAG ctcctgcacaaCGTGCTGTCCACCCATCGTGCAGTGGCGGAGCAGCTCTCCACACATCGGACCCCCCGAGGGCCACCAGAGACTGCAGAGGAGAAGAAACAGGGCGGCAGCCGCATCCATA gacTTGGCTCTGCCCCAAGTCCCTACCAGCTGGGCCTCTGCTACCACACTGAGAACCTCCAGGATGAGCTACCCAGCTTTGCCCCCTTCACACCtccactccctcctcctctgccccCGGACTGGACCCGCCTCCCTGCACccctcctgccccctctcccTGAGCGGCCATTCCCAGGGGTCCCCAAGCCTGACACACTGCTCCCCAGCTGGCCCCTGCTGGCCGGGCTGGGACAGGGGACTGCAGAGTGGCTGCGGCTCTGGCCCCTCAGGCCTGAGGGGCTGCAGGTAAAGCCAGACCCCAgaatgggggtggaggggtgcctGCACCCCAGGGAGGGCTTCCCCTCAGTGTCCTCAGGACTGAAAACAGAGAATCCTGAGTCCCCTAGCCTGGAGAACTTCAAAGCAGTGTGGGCCCTGGACCCTCCCTAG